A stretch of the Flavobacterium sp. 5 genome encodes the following:
- a CDS encoding leucine-rich repeat domain-containing protein, whose product MINFYILIPVLLMGFFLFAQPRNSSKYKYLFRNTILSKSKKHELASVLRGRVYYPRYFYIPSLKQYMVYSDLDETGPFRMSQMKSKPEGKAYSLLDENGNNVITFETPLRFSSRSGSFYGASSYIPFLETGKKETHSYDQIYNSTLDLSRREFEKLFIQLYTSSEYVEFINLRTSGDDIHEAGVVFKRQDKVEVLLAGLRDSRMIRYFQEDKKINNFDDYYLPDIKDKETFPQSKPSIEMIWLETKDTNPFVHWRTGLNHEFRIKKYIGTYASGWRGIMKVGGIPIYAPSETSGTVYVRFKTKGETFRVKILDVEKFGPAYNLGLRTFQLPASIRTKNSLVFMESVQNCGDNRLGGGVFVVRPTANTNSSADIPSDMTEEHFNTLPVTLQEALLDPNAVTSLKVYDENRREWIPELERLKNLTHLEITTAISEIPDAISKFPKLQELRMEHCNIDKISPQLAQLTELRELNLFSNKLTEFPLAFLELKNLKRLNIGANRISNLPSNINVLNQLEYLSLTLTEVTTLPESMIGMKKLYIDDSNDLEHKVPKEYKHLFVYTKEKLEAHDLYYHQQKQKLQLNY is encoded by the coding sequence ATGATAAATTTTTATATACTAATTCCGGTTTTATTGATGGGATTCTTCCTTTTTGCACAACCCCGAAATTCATCAAAGTATAAATATCTGTTTCGCAATACAATATTAAGTAAGTCTAAAAAACACGAATTGGCTTCTGTACTGCGTGGACGCGTGTATTATCCACGTTATTTTTACATTCCATCCTTAAAACAATATATGGTCTATTCGGATCTGGACGAAACAGGACCTTTTAGAATGTCTCAAATGAAAAGCAAACCTGAAGGAAAGGCTTACTCGTTACTGGATGAAAATGGAAACAATGTTATTACATTCGAAACACCCTTGCGTTTTTCTTCCCGCAGCGGTAGTTTTTATGGAGCTTCATCATATATTCCGTTTTTAGAAACTGGAAAAAAAGAGACTCATTCTTATGATCAAATATACAATTCAACTTTAGACCTAAGTAGAAGAGAATTTGAAAAACTTTTTATACAATTGTATACATCATCCGAATATGTAGAGTTTATAAATCTTCGTACATCGGGGGATGATATTCATGAAGCAGGTGTTGTTTTTAAACGTCAGGACAAGGTTGAGGTTTTGCTTGCGGGATTGCGGGATAGTCGTATGATTCGCTATTTTCAGGAAGACAAAAAGATTAATAATTTTGATGATTATTACTTACCTGATATTAAAGATAAAGAAACCTTTCCACAATCGAAACCTTCAATTGAAATGATTTGGCTCGAAACGAAAGATACAAATCCTTTTGTTCATTGGCGAACAGGTTTAAATCATGAGTTTCGCATTAAAAAATATATCGGTACTTATGCTTCTGGCTGGAGGGGCATTATGAAGGTGGGTGGTATTCCGATTTATGCACCAAGCGAAACTTCAGGAACAGTGTATGTACGTTTTAAGACGAAAGGTGAAACTTTTAGAGTCAAAATCTTAGATGTCGAAAAGTTTGGACCAGCCTATAATTTAGGGCTTCGTACTTTTCAATTGCCTGCATCTATTCGCACAAAGAACTCATTGGTCTTTATGGAATCTGTGCAAAATTGTGGAGATAACCGTTTGGGTGGAGGAGTTTTCGTGGTTCGGCCAACTGCGAATACAAATTCATCTGCCGATATTCCATCAGACATGACAGAAGAACATTTTAATACTTTGCCTGTAACTTTACAAGAGGCATTATTGGATCCAAATGCGGTAACATCATTAAAAGTGTATGATGAAAATCGTAGAGAATGGATTCCCGAATTAGAACGATTAAAGAATCTTACCCATTTAGAAATAACCACTGCAATAAGCGAAATTCCAGATGCTATTTCAAAATTTCCTAAATTACAGGAATTGAGAATGGAACACTGTAACATTGATAAAATTTCGCCACAACTGGCACAACTGACTGAATTGAGAGAGTTAAATTTATTTTCAAATAAATTAACGGAGTTTCCTCTTGCTTTTTTGGAACTAAAAAATCTAAAGAGATTAAATATTGGTGCCAATAGAATTTCAAACTTACCGAGTAATATCAATGTATTGAATCAATTGGAATATCTGAGCTTAACATTGACAGAAGTAACCACTTTACCAGAATCAATGATTGGAATGAAAAAATTATATATCGACGACAGTAATGATCTTGAGCACAAAGTACCCAAAGAATACAAACATTTGTTTGTGTATACTAAAGAAAAATTGGAGGCTCATGATTTGTATTATCATCAACAAAAACAAAAATTACAACTAAATTATTAA